One Mya arenaria isolate MELC-2E11 chromosome 7, ASM2691426v1 genomic window carries:
- the LOC128240374 gene encoding macrophage mannose receptor 1-like, which translates to MSTFFVVICVSIVSGVNMFALTRMNISLSEQDINGHSLKQLGDEAGLSALSLIGQALINLENKTISEIEDSNLQLRKQICDINKCEPWSKWSNCSALSQGSYGIRTRARTCWDDGGICDKTGSGTIENQSEVCSGLVCPVQYEMVSKFCFKIHTRHDMTRNKADEECKKDGGHIINVDTQERFDILVQKYSEIGLDNTWTDGKRNIQAGPWIYERGGDPMKQSFFKWGSDDPDNASTDLCKRFEISNKQWFDTNCNAAAYSFVCEIRS; encoded by the coding sequence ATGAGTACATTCTTCGTTGTCATTTGTGTATCTATAGTCTCTGGAGTCAATATGTTTGCTCTAACTAGGATGAATATCAGCTTGTCGGAACAAGACATTAATGGACATTCTCTTAAACAACTTGGGGACGAAGCGGGTTTGTCAGCTCTGAGTTTGATTGGACAAGCGCTTATCAATTTGGAAAACAAAACCATTTCAGAGATTGAAGACAGTAATTTGCAGCTTCGGAAACAAATATGTGATATAAATAAGTGTGAGCCTTGGTCAAAGTGGTCCAACTGCAGTGCTCTAAGCCAAGGCTCGTACGGGATTCGAACTCGCGCGCGCACGTGCTGGGATGATGGTGGAATATGCGATAAAACGGGGAGTGGGACCATTGAAAATCAAAGTGAAGTGTGTTCAGGCCTTGTTTGTCCTGTTCAATATGAAATGgtttcaaaattttgttttaaaattcacacACGACATGATATGACAAGAAACAAAGCCGATGAGGAGTGCAAGAAGGATGGAGGACATATAATAAATGTGGACACTCAAGAGAGATTTGACATTCTCGTCCAGAAATATAGTGAAATCGGACTTGATAATACTTGGACTGATGGTAAAAGAAACATACAAGCGGGGCCTTGGATTTATGAGAGGGGAGGGGATCCCATGAAACAAAGTTTCTTCAAATGGGGTAGCGACGATCCTGATAATGCATCGACTGACTTATGCAAACGCtttgaaatatcaaacaaacaatGGTTCGACACAAATTGTAACGCAGCGGCCTATTCCTTCGTTTGTGAGATTCGAAGTTAG
- the LOC128240375 gene encoding meiosis expressed gene 1 protein homolog, giving the protein MAATQPTAMTRAKEWSPEAEEAWRFQLAGYRDEHDYKNIKKDEVTRWPHNGYVKKLQRKDGYWYYYNKQRELLDKDIPKCKLYAY; this is encoded by the exons ATGGCCGCCACTCAGCCAACAGCTATGACCAGGGCAAAGGAATGGAGCCCAGAGGCAGAAGAGGCGTGGCGCTTTCAACTTGCTGGATATCGGGATGAACATGactacaaaaacattaaaaaggaTGAG GTGACACGTTGGCCACACAACGGTTACGTTAAGAAACTACAGCGCAAAGACGGCTACTGGTATTATTATAACAAACAGAGGGAGCTGCTCGATAAAGATATACCCAAGTGTAAACTGTACGCTTACTAA
- the LOC128240371 gene encoding uncharacterized protein LOC128240371 yields MGRKLRYLNMKQKVLAIAALGLLVTFFVFVIEQNRLHVISKELRRKYGKESSVRHWMVQKYTACNGSFLGFGHQFAVLRNVTLQPNSSKFYIPCDDKRKLDYSFDYGKEGTHLNTWMNNVEIYSRQQYSNSVQKNEVQSVIHQTVNGVLSDIDLKDKVVVAVQRYESANLYHTMTDWYNVFLVATLLDIPLKNVSVLLSGGYTKGLLEHTWKSLFTTVFYTDSLSHPLKLPTLVWSVLGYESPINHHGLENMPFLNEFVRFFLGQHSITSTKSLNCDKIVIVFIWRRDYVAHKGNPSGLISRKIKNEQELLDYFRKRNPHAEVSGIQLDLLSFKEQLQVISNADVLISMHGAGLTHTLFLPPHAGVIELFTLTWTKYFGLDHFRTMARWKDLQYQAWQNLNPTNKFPGHYTYVPPSSLYQLYAGIISKMCP; encoded by the coding sequence ATGGGACGAAAGTTGCGATATCTTAACATGAAACAGAAGGTCCTTGCAATAGCTGCTCTAGGATTGCTAGTcactttttttgtgtttgtaattgAACAAAACCGTTTGCATGTGATATCAAAGGAGCTGAGGCGAAAGTATGGTAAAGAAAGCAGTGTAAGACATTGGATGGTGCAGAAATATACCGCCTGTAATGGATCTTTTCTCGGATTTGGACACCAGTTTGCCGTCTTGAGAAATGTAACCTTGCAGCCAAATAGTAGTAAATTTTACATTCCATGTGACGACAAGAGAAAATTAGATTATTCCTTTGATTATGGAAAAGAGGGCACACATTTGAATACATGGATGAACAATGTGGAGATCTACTCCAGGCAGCAGTATAGCAATTCAGTGCAAAAAAATGAAGTACAAAGTGTGATCCATCAAACTGTTAATGGTGTCCTGTCTGACATTGACTTGAAGGACAAGGTTGTGGTTGCTGTTCAGAGGTATGAATCTGCCAACCTGTATCACACCATGACAGACTGGTACAATGTGTTTCTAGTCGCAACTCTCTTGGATATTCCCTTGAAGAATGTGTCTGTTCTCCTGTCTGGAGGATACACTAAGGGACTTCTGGAGCACACCTGGAAATCTTTGTTCACCACTGTTTTCTATACAGACAGTCTCTCCCACCCATTAAAGCTACCCACCCTTGTGTGGAGTGTCTTAGGCTATGAAAGTCCAATTAACCACCATGGACTTGAAAACATGCCCTTTCTCAACGAATTTGTTAGATTCTTTCTGGGACAACATTCCATCACCTCAACCAAGTCATTAAACTGTGATAAAATTGTGATAGTTTTTATATGGCGCCGTGATTATGTTGCTCATAAAGGCAACCCCTCCGGGCTCATttcacgaaaaataaaaaatgaacaggaGTTATTAGACTATTTCCGTAAACGCAACCCACATGCAGAAGTGTCAGGAATTCAACTTGACTTGTTAAGTTTTAAAGAGCAGCtacaagttatttcaaatgctgATGTGTTGATATCTATGCATGGTGCGGGCTTAACCCACACTCTTTTCCTACCGCCACATGCCGGAGTGATAGAGCTATTCACATTAACCTGGACTAAGTATTTTGGACTGGACCATTTTCGGACGATGGCACGCTGGAAGGACCTCCAATATCAGGCCTGGCAGAACCTCAATCCCACCAACAAGTTTCCCGGACACTATACATATGTCCCACCATCTAGTCTGTACCAGCTGTATGCGGGGATCATCAGTAAAATGTGTCCATGA